In uncultured Cohaesibacter sp., a genomic segment contains:
- a CDS encoding CDP-alcohol phosphatidyltransferase family protein, with translation MLNQALFRRLKARTLAILATAFSLSIGIYCAALPYLGLAHEAIIVAGGLLLIIFSLVLRGLPNHPHQRFGAANVVTTIRAVIVCLVAAAMLFARDLSVVSSALWPIIGLITLALLLDGVDGYLARTLNLASALGARFDMEVDAFLLLVLSIGVFLLDKAGLWVLAIGMMRYCFVIAQFFVPALKGDLLPSFRRKLICVVQGAILCLCLVPFITPVWSGSLAFVALALLSYSFSVDTIFLLLRAKGDPGQ, from the coding sequence TTGCTCAATCAGGCGCTCTTCAGACGGTTGAAAGCCAGAACTTTGGCTATATTGGCGACCGCCTTCAGTCTTTCCATTGGCATTTATTGTGCGGCGCTGCCCTATCTGGGGCTTGCTCATGAGGCAATCATCGTCGCTGGCGGGCTGTTGTTGATCATCTTTTCTCTCGTATTAAGAGGGCTTCCCAATCACCCTCATCAACGGTTTGGTGCGGCCAATGTCGTAACGACCATTCGGGCCGTTATTGTTTGTCTGGTTGCTGCGGCGATGCTTTTTGCAAGAGATTTGTCCGTTGTGTCCTCGGCATTGTGGCCCATCATCGGCCTCATCACTCTCGCTCTGCTCCTTGACGGGGTTGATGGCTATCTGGCCCGCACCCTGAATCTGGCATCGGCATTGGGCGCGCGTTTTGATATGGAGGTGGATGCTTTCCTCCTCCTCGTTCTGTCGATTGGAGTCTTCTTGCTCGATAAAGCGGGGCTTTGGGTCCTTGCCATCGGAATGATGCGCTATTGCTTTGTCATTGCACAATTTTTCGTTCCGGCTCTGAAGGGTGATCTCCTACCTTCTTTTCGCAGAAAACTGATCTGCGTTGTTCAGGGCGCGATATTGTGCCTCTGTCTTGTGCCTTTTATCACGCCGGTCTGGTCCGGCAGTTTGGCTTTTGTCGCACTGGCCTTGTTGAGCTATTCCTTTTCGGTCGACACGATCTTTCTATTGCTGAGAGCCAAGGGAGACCCGGGACAATGA
- a CDS encoding FkbM family methyltransferase has translation MNGNLNTSFGIARSLLVYYGQPWRRRALKRFYREMIQPGDLVFDIGAHVGNRAKSMLSLGAKVVAVEPQPVFADLLEKILAQKLNGLERCAVGAEEGLVTLQISSLHPTVSSTSSAFVDGVRMTDGFRQVTWDREITVPMTTLDVLIDHYGMPAFCKIDCEGAEADILKGLSKPIRLVAFEYTPVMPTLAFEAIKRLEELGSYKFNRVIGESHRFVEAGWKDGTEMRRDLANLSPSCPFGDVYAHLES, from the coding sequence ATGAACGGGAATCTCAACACCTCCTTCGGCATTGCTCGTTCTCTGCTTGTTTACTACGGGCAACCATGGCGTCGCAGAGCGCTGAAGCGCTTTTATAGAGAGATGATTCAGCCCGGGGATCTCGTTTTCGATATCGGAGCCCACGTTGGCAACCGTGCAAAAAGTATGCTGTCGTTGGGAGCCAAGGTTGTTGCGGTTGAGCCGCAGCCCGTTTTTGCAGATTTGCTAGAAAAAATACTCGCACAAAAACTGAACGGGCTCGAACGATGTGCTGTTGGAGCGGAAGAAGGTCTGGTTACGCTCCAGATCTCAAGCCTTCATCCCACAGTGAGCAGCACGTCAAGCGCCTTCGTGGATGGAGTGCGCATGACCGATGGTTTCCGTCAGGTCACCTGGGATCGGGAAATCACAGTGCCTATGACCACTCTTGACGTGTTGATCGATCACTATGGTATGCCCGCCTTCTGCAAAATAGATTGCGAGGGAGCCGAAGCCGATATTCTCAAAGGGCTTTCAAAGCCAATCAGACTTGTTGCCTTCGAATACACACCTGTCATGCCAACACTAGCCTTTGAGGCGATCAAACGACTTGAGGAGCTTGGATCCTATAAGTTCAACCGCGTGATTGGCGAGAGCCACAGGTTTGTCGAAGCAGGCTGGAAAGACGGGACGGAAATGCGCCGTGATCTGGCCAACCTGTCTCCGTCGTGTCCGTTTGGTGACGTCTATGCCCATCTTGAAAGCTGA
- a CDS encoding lysylphosphatidylglycerol synthase transmembrane domain-containing protein, producing the protein MSALASLGLLAVLVLVTDPARLIETLKIVPAGHVAAAFLAVQIQILASAYRWRFTARRLGHEIAAGLAIQEYYVSSALNLILPGGMSGDAIRAYRNRTECQGGWKRPAAAVLLERLSGQIAFFFLCAMGVFAWPLFLKVHFAEQINIAIWALVTLILAVGTSVLTAKYTRFSEQFRKLGPSLASVFWRDGAWIVQAGLNIIVVTGYIATFMIASDAVGASLPPIAAFTIVPLCLLTMLIPAGIGGWGTREAAAAVLWPVLGFDSTQGLAASLLYGGLSLAGAAIPGMIAVFIAIYKGRIGRAKRIR; encoded by the coding sequence ATGTCAGCCCTCGCCAGCCTTGGTTTGCTTGCCGTATTGGTTCTGGTGACTGATCCGGCCCGCTTGATCGAAACGCTCAAGATCGTACCGGCTGGACATGTGGCGGCGGCTTTTCTGGCCGTACAGATCCAGATCTTGGCATCGGCCTACCGTTGGCGTTTCACTGCTAGACGCCTTGGACACGAAATAGCAGCTGGACTTGCCATTCAAGAATATTACGTAAGCAGCGCGCTCAATCTCATTCTGCCAGGTGGCATGAGCGGCGATGCCATCCGGGCCTATCGCAATAGAACCGAGTGCCAAGGTGGCTGGAAAAGACCCGCAGCGGCAGTTTTGCTCGAACGATTGTCTGGACAGATTGCCTTTTTCTTCCTTTGCGCAATGGGCGTCTTTGCGTGGCCGCTCTTCCTGAAAGTTCATTTTGCAGAACAGATCAATATTGCAATCTGGGCTCTTGTCACCTTGATCCTTGCCGTTGGAACCAGCGTCTTGACTGCCAAGTATACTCGGTTTTCCGAGCAGTTCCGCAAACTGGGACCGAGCCTTGCCAGTGTCTTCTGGCGCGACGGCGCATGGATCGTCCAGGCAGGGCTGAATATCATCGTCGTGACAGGCTATATAGCAACATTCATGATTGCTTCGGATGCAGTTGGCGCATCCTTGCCGCCAATCGCCGCCTTCACCATTGTTCCGCTTTGTCTTTTGACAATGCTGATCCCGGCGGGCATTGGAGGATGGGGAACACGGGAAGCCGCAGCGGCTGTCCTCTGGCCCGTTTTGGGCTTTGACAGCACCCAGGGCCTTGCGGCAAGCCTGCTTTACGGCGGACTTTCGCTTGCCGGCGCTGCCATTCCCGGTATGATTGCCGTTTTCATCGCGATCTATAAAGGACGTATCGGCAGAGCAAAAAGGATCCGCTAG
- a CDS encoding sulfatase-like hydrolase/transferase translates to MSRFLPFLLVLIISFVVLSLPDHPGAFYWNSFLRLPLEVPIILLLLCLLPRKLAVTSSVVISAALFLLLFLKIADIGVQSAFRRQFNPYLDLKMMVDGWNLLSGTIGRIQGGVIIVTVGAAFLALLVIFLWAENRLIKADAGVKRRIVSISAALLVVGTGLLLVGPYPFARADLQSLPYLGNRLVLVRHSILEMQTFERDIKKYDDASSSEDLFAGIKGRDVILVFVESYGRSAIEDPLYSPLIGPRLEKVDSQLASAGFSSASGWLNSPTMGGLSWLAHGTFLSGLWIDNQSRYDRLMISQRKSLNRLFQSSGWHTAAVMPAITMAWPEADYFGYDQVFAAKDLGYKGKPFNWITMPDQFALTAFERLVRQPARKAGHPVMAELALVSSHAPWTPVAKLIDWQNVGDGTIFNEQAESGQSPEVVWADRDNIRDHYIRTIDYSIQTLGDYVSRFGEDAIVIILGDHQPAPVITGEDASRAVPVHIISRDKAVVRRFQDEGFSQGMTPKKTAPVLPMDSMRERLVRLLSHSE, encoded by the coding sequence TTGTCTCGGTTTCTGCCTTTCCTGTTAGTGCTCATAATCAGCTTTGTGGTTCTCTCACTACCCGATCATCCTGGCGCTTTTTATTGGAACAGCTTTCTGCGCCTTCCACTTGAGGTGCCGATCATCCTTCTTCTTCTTTGCTTGCTGCCGCGAAAGCTGGCGGTCACCAGCTCTGTTGTCATCTCGGCTGCATTGTTTCTGCTGCTGTTTCTGAAAATTGCAGACATCGGTGTTCAGTCTGCCTTCAGAAGGCAATTCAATCCCTATCTGGATCTGAAGATGATGGTAGATGGCTGGAACCTTCTTTCCGGCACCATCGGGAGAATTCAGGGCGGGGTGATAATTGTTACCGTTGGTGCGGCATTTCTGGCGCTACTGGTGATATTCCTCTGGGCAGAAAACCGCCTGATCAAAGCAGATGCTGGCGTGAAAAGACGTATTGTGTCGATCAGCGCTGCTCTACTTGTTGTTGGCACCGGTCTTCTGCTCGTCGGGCCTTATCCCTTCGCTCGCGCCGATCTGCAATCCCTGCCATATCTGGGCAACCGACTGGTTCTGGTCAGACATTCCATTCTCGAAATGCAGACCTTCGAGCGCGATATCAAGAAATACGATGACGCTTCTTCAAGTGAGGATCTGTTCGCCGGGATCAAAGGGCGAGATGTCATACTCGTTTTTGTTGAATCCTATGGACGCAGCGCGATTGAGGATCCGCTTTATAGCCCTCTGATAGGTCCCCGGCTGGAAAAAGTAGACAGCCAGCTGGCTTCTGCCGGCTTCTCTTCTGCCAGCGGATGGCTCAACTCTCCGACCATGGGAGGCTTGAGTTGGCTGGCCCATGGCACATTCCTGTCAGGACTATGGATAGACAATCAGTCGCGCTATGACCGGCTCATGATCAGCCAACGCAAGAGCCTCAATCGACTTTTTCAATCATCAGGCTGGCACACTGCGGCCGTCATGCCCGCCATAACCATGGCTTGGCCCGAAGCGGACTATTTCGGATATGATCAGGTGTTCGCCGCAAAGGATCTGGGCTACAAAGGCAAGCCTTTCAACTGGATCACTATGCCCGACCAATTCGCCCTGACGGCTTTTGAACGCCTTGTCAGGCAACCAGCCCGAAAAGCAGGGCATCCTGTCATGGCCGAGTTGGCTCTTGTGTCCAGCCACGCCCCCTGGACGCCGGTCGCCAAGCTGATCGACTGGCAGAACGTTGGCGATGGCACCATTTTCAATGAACAAGCTGAGAGCGGTCAGTCACCAGAGGTCGTTTGGGCTGATCGGGACAATATCAGGGATCACTATATCCGGACGATAGACTATTCAATCCAGACGCTTGGAGACTATGTCTCCCGGTTTGGAGAAGATGCCATTGTCATCATTCTGGGCGATCATCAACCCGCGCCCGTGATTACCGGCGAGGATGCGTCTCGTGCGGTACCGGTTCATATCATAAGTCGGGACAAGGCAGTGGTTCGCAGGTTCCAAGACGAGGGTTTTTCCCAAGGGATGACCCCGAAAAAGACTGCGCCGGTGTTGCCTATGGACAGCATGCGAGAGCGCTTGGTGCGTCTCCTCAGTCACTCGGAATGA
- a CDS encoding M15 family metallopeptidase: MLIAIAISITPLTWHYGKLYFEPMQPAQVAPRDDIALRAEIDALRKHVSELQTRIDGLDARLSLGLRSDAKDDVAASEGIAPASDSLKDSFAQVVLIADRRNANNGLTAASPSFLSNLLGLPRENLTDDCQQATNPKLAALLKTEDVGPIQARMLEPALISLRQVFANVQVFEPELYARIKSAGSLCVRRIRGSTSSASAHAYGLALDINIDGVLDSLADGKTQLGLILLADFFKKEGWIWGAGFGREDSMHFEVSREKLQQWRRLGEI; this comes from the coding sequence ATGCTGATTGCCATCGCGATATCCATTACGCCCTTGACCTGGCATTACGGAAAACTATATTTCGAGCCGATGCAGCCTGCGCAGGTTGCCCCCCGTGATGATATTGCACTCAGGGCAGAAATAGATGCCTTGCGGAAACATGTGAGCGAGCTACAAACCCGGATTGATGGTCTGGATGCGCGCCTGTCACTTGGGCTTCGCAGCGACGCAAAAGACGATGTAGCTGCAAGCGAAGGCATTGCCCCTGCGTCAGACAGCCTCAAGGACTCCTTTGCTCAGGTCGTGCTGATTGCTGATCGCCGCAACGCCAACAACGGCCTGACAGCCGCCTCGCCGTCTTTTCTGTCGAACCTACTCGGATTGCCACGCGAAAATCTGACCGACGATTGCCAACAGGCAACCAATCCCAAGCTAGCTGCTCTGCTCAAAACCGAAGATGTCGGACCGATTCAAGCCAGGATGCTGGAACCCGCCCTCATTTCTCTTCGACAGGTTTTTGCCAATGTGCAGGTTTTCGAACCTGAGCTTTACGCACGGATCAAAAGCGCCGGCTCACTTTGCGTAAGACGTATTCGGGGTTCGACCAGCTCCGCTTCTGCCCATGCCTACGGTTTGGCGCTGGACATCAATATTGATGGTGTGCTCGATAGTCTGGCCGATGGCAAGACGCAGCTCGGTCTTATCCTGCTGGCTGACTTCTTCAAGAAGGAAGGCTGGATCTGGGGCGCAGGGTTTGGACGCGAGGACTCCATGCATTTCGAGGTAAGCCGCGAAAAGCTGCAACAGTGGCGAAGGTTGGGTGAAATCTAA
- a CDS encoding protein phosphatase 2C domain-containing protein, protein MTNMYVKPEQPLRKSSAITHAGLVRKVNEDAILSRPELDLWAISDGMGGHVAGDFASHTVVQALQLLANDLEPADVMRKARQALYQAHNEIKAEATRRSLGTIGATAVLLALSQTNFLCLWVGDSRLYRFRDGEIEIISSDHSVVGELVEQGYLTWKEAENHPQSNQITRAVGVNDVLEIDKRRGEIRSGDRFLLCSDGLSKYANERVLLRYLSESPIESVSNDLLQFALDAGASDNVSIIVVEV, encoded by the coding sequence ATGACAAACATGTATGTTAAGCCTGAACAGCCTCTAAGAAAGAGTAGTGCCATTACTCATGCCGGCTTGGTGAGAAAGGTAAATGAGGACGCTATTCTTTCGCGGCCGGAACTCGATCTATGGGCCATTTCCGACGGCATGGGAGGGCATGTAGCGGGAGATTTTGCCAGTCACACAGTTGTTCAAGCACTCCAGTTGCTTGCCAATGATCTGGAGCCGGCGGACGTGATGCGCAAAGCTCGGCAGGCGCTTTATCAGGCCCACAACGAAATCAAGGCCGAGGCCACACGTCGATCTCTGGGAACCATAGGCGCAACGGCAGTGCTTCTCGCTTTGTCACAAACCAATTTCCTTTGCCTCTGGGTAGGAGACAGCCGCCTTTATCGCTTTCGTGACGGCGAAATCGAAATCATCAGCTCGGATCATTCGGTTGTGGGCGAACTTGTCGAGCAGGGCTACCTGACTTGGAAAGAAGCCGAGAACCATCCGCAATCGAACCAGATCACGCGGGCGGTTGGCGTGAATGATGTTCTAGAAATAGACAAACGCCGCGGCGAAATACGCTCCGGTGACCGCTTCCTGCTCTGTTCAGACGGGCTGTCAAAATATGCGAACGAGCGTGTTCTGCTTCGCTATCTTTCTGAAAGTCCGATTGAATCAGTTAGCAATGACCTTCTGCAATTCGCTCTTGATGCCGGTGCCTCGGACAATGTTTCCATAATTGTTGTTGAGGTTTGA
- the tagF gene encoding type VI secretion system-associated protein TagF, with protein MSEFVVMNRESAFGWYGKVPFVGDFVRSGLSPGFVQAWDHWLQGLMITGQEALQDQWVSCYMSAPIWRFALSSGICGSHAVAGIVMPSVDRVGRPFPLCLAMEAEDPAWVIYKSLAPVFPALEAAALAMLEEEATLDLLRRALHQVSADNLIWSDLASGTQKSNLPLLFKGREEEALDGLKQHEQATLWISSHDEENRILLTPQMPGGSEMAKVIFNLNAPIWGTPSPTGKP; from the coding sequence ATGTCCGAGTTCGTTGTGATGAATAGGGAAAGCGCTTTTGGATGGTATGGCAAGGTTCCCTTTGTTGGAGACTTTGTTCGATCGGGATTGTCTCCCGGCTTTGTCCAGGCATGGGACCACTGGCTGCAGGGCTTGATGATAACCGGACAGGAGGCGCTTCAGGATCAATGGGTGAGCTGCTACATGTCGGCGCCAATCTGGCGGTTTGCCTTATCCTCGGGCATCTGTGGCAGCCATGCTGTCGCTGGAATTGTCATGCCGAGCGTGGATCGGGTTGGTCGCCCGTTCCCGCTCTGCCTCGCCATGGAAGCCGAAGATCCCGCGTGGGTCATCTACAAGAGCCTCGCACCCGTTTTTCCAGCATTGGAAGCGGCCGCATTGGCGATGCTGGAAGAGGAGGCAACGTTGGATTTGTTGCGGCGAGCTCTTCACCAAGTGTCTGCGGACAATCTCATATGGTCTGATTTGGCGAGTGGGACGCAAAAGAGCAATTTGCCTCTCCTTTTTAAAGGGCGCGAAGAAGAAGCCCTTGACGGGTTGAAACAGCATGAGCAGGCAACGCTTTGGATCTCATCACATGATGAAGAAAACCGCATTCTTCTGACACCTCAGATGCCTGGTGGGTCTGAAATGGCAAAAGTCATATTCAACCTGAATGCGCCTATATGGGGTACCCCGAGCCCGACAGGGAAACCATGA